One genomic region from Thermoleptolyngbya sichuanensis A183 encodes:
- a CDS encoding dipeptide epimerase gives MQIRVQPFTVHKRVPLTISRGTTAESTNLWLILEHDGIEGWGEASPFAAGRSPQTTSTIAAALEAAAPHLADYTPYDQQAIAARLGELHLPSAARTALDLALHDWLGKRAGLPLWKLWGLERDRIVPTSITIGINTPESAQQRLRGWLELTQVHAVKIKLGSPAGLEADRAMFSAVLQDVPTGAKVSVDANGGWDLPGAIAMSHWLAERGVTYLEQPLAPGQEADLPKLYRESPLPLFADESCFDRADIPKLGDRVHGINIKLMKAGGLSEALAMVHTAQAHGLQLMFGCYSDSTLANTAAAHLTPFATHVDLDSHLNLLDDPFLGAEMQEGRLIPGDRPGLGVYC, from the coding sequence ATGCAGATTCGGGTTCAGCCGTTTACCGTCCACAAGCGAGTCCCGCTCACCATTAGCCGGGGAACGACGGCCGAAAGCACGAACCTGTGGCTAATTTTGGAACACGACGGGATTGAAGGCTGGGGCGAAGCGTCGCCGTTTGCCGCTGGGCGATCGCCCCAGACGACCAGCACGATCGCCGCCGCCCTGGAAGCCGCCGCACCACACCTGGCAGACTATACGCCCTACGACCAGCAGGCGATCGCCGCTCGTCTGGGGGAGCTGCACCTGCCCTCGGCGGCCCGGACTGCGCTGGATCTGGCGCTGCACGACTGGCTCGGCAAACGAGCGGGGCTGCCGCTGTGGAAGTTGTGGGGATTGGAGCGCGATCGCATCGTGCCCACCTCCATCACCATTGGCATCAACACACCGGAGTCCGCCCAGCAGCGACTCCGGGGCTGGCTGGAGCTAACCCAGGTTCACGCGGTGAAAATCAAGCTGGGCAGTCCGGCGGGGCTGGAAGCCGACCGCGCCATGTTTTCGGCGGTGCTGCAAGACGTGCCGACGGGCGCAAAGGTGAGCGTGGATGCCAACGGCGGCTGGGATTTGCCAGGGGCGATCGCCATGAGTCACTGGCTGGCAGAGCGCGGGGTCACCTATCTAGAACAGCCGCTCGCACCGGGACAGGAAGCCGATTTGCCAAAGCTCTACCGCGAGTCGCCGCTGCCGCTGTTTGCCGATGAAAGCTGCTTTGACCGCGCGGATATTCCCAAGCTGGGCGATCGCGTCCACGGCATTAATATCAAGCTCATGAAAGCGGGCGGGCTGAGTGAAGCGCTGGCAATGGTACATACGGCCCAAGCTCACGGCTTGCAGTTGATGTTTGGCTGCTATTCTGACAGCACGCTGGCCAACACCGCCGCCGCCCACCTCACGCCCTTTGCGACCCACGTCGATCTGGATAGCCACCTGAACCTGCTGGATGACCCGTTTCTCGGTGCGGAGATGCAGGAAGGACGGCTGATACCGGGCGATCGCCCT